A section of the Oryza sativa Japonica Group chromosome 1, ASM3414082v1 genome encodes:
- the LOC4327901 gene encoding inositol hexakisphosphate and diphosphoinositol-pentakisphosphate kinase VIP2, which yields MAVEPRLFDRIARRLLGKILIDLHNTRREVAAAGGESNACHDPTIVPSSKRKDRGYYGDVKNEGFDRPNSNKKSIDLDDSHKETKYCLDPKYANVMEPERRVRTRLYFTSESHIHSLMNVLRYCNFDESMDGEESLVCKNALDNLFKTRELDYMSYIVLRMFENTEVSLEDPKRFRIEMTYSRGADISSLQSEHGKDSLLPDDHTMKIMEPERLQEVGSYLTLDKFDKMVRPFAMPAEDFPPAAPSQSLAVRFCKDNGLQGARLQDKSDMVSGMPKRKTKKLQE from the exons ATGGCTGTCGAACCACGGTTGTTCGACAGG ATTGCACGCCGTTTGTTGGGCAAGATTCTGATTGACCTGCATAACACCAGACgagaggttgctgctgctggtggtgaaTCTAATGCATGCCATGATCCAACAATAGTGCCTTCTTCAAAACGGAAGGATAGGGGTTACTATGGGGATGTTAAGAATGAGGGTTTTGATAGACCTAACTCAAACAAGAAGTCAATTGATCTTGATGATTCGCACAAAGAAACCAAATACTGCTTGGATCCAAA ATATGCCAATGTGATGGAACCTGAACGACGTGTTCGAACAAGGCTCTATTTTACATCA GAATCACATATACATTCTCTAATGAATGTACTTCGATACTGCAATTTTGATGAATCTATGGATGGAGAAGAAAGTCTTGTTTGCAAAAATGCTCTAGATAATCTGTTTAAAACAAGGGAACTTGACTACATGAGTTACATTGTATTGCGTATGTTCGAGAATACAGAg GTTTCTTTGGAAGACCCAAAAAGGTTTCGCATAGAAATGACATATAGTCGTGGTGCAGATATAAGTTCCTTACAG AGCGAACATGGAAAAGATTCATTGCTACCTGATGATCACACTATGAAAATTATGGAGCCAGAAAGATTGCAGGAAGTTGGATCATATCTCACCTTGGACAAATTTGATAAAATGGTTCGTCCATTTGCAATGCCAGCTGAAGATTTCCCCCCAGCTGCCCCTTCTCAATCTTTGGCAGTCCGTTTCTGCAAGGATAATGGATTGCAAGGCGCAAGATTG CAAGATAAGTCAGACATGGTGAGTGGTATGCCAAAAAGGAAGACAAAAAAGCTTCAAGAATAG
- the LOC9267579 gene encoding aspartic proteinase-like protein 2 precursor has protein sequence MRRPPEFAAVAAVAVVAALVLAAGAGAAPLPAALRLERALPHKGVAVEHLRERDRARHGRRGLLGGGGGGVAGVVDFPVEGSANPFMVGLYFTRVKLGSPPKEYFVQIDTGSDILWVACSPCTGCPSSSGLNIQLEFFNPDTSSTSSKIPCSDDRCTAALQTSEAVCQTSDNSPCGYTFTYGDGSGTSGYYVSDTMYFDTVMGNEQTANSSASIVFGCSNSQSGDLTKTDRAVDGIFGFGQHQLSVVSQLNSLGVSPKVFSHCLKGSDNGGGILVLGEIVEPGLVYTPLVPSQPHYNLNLESIVVNGQKLPIDSSLFTTSNTQGTIVDSGTTLAYLADGAYDPFVNAITAAVSPSVRSLVSKGNQCFVTSSSVDSSFPTVSLYFMGGVAMTVKPENYLLQQASIDNNVLWCIGWQRNQGQQITILGDLVLKDKIFVYDLANMRMGWTDYDCSTSVNVTTSSGKNQYVNTGQFDVNGASPRPPYSGLVPAVAVAVALIFGGFSRR, from the exons ATGAGGAGGCCGCCGGAgttcgcggcggtggcggcggtggcggtcgtCGCCGCGCTGGTGCTGGCGGCTGGGGCGGGCGCGGCGCCGTTGCCGGCGGCGCTGAGGCTGGAGCGCGCGCTGCCGCACAagggggtggcggtggagcaCCTGAGGGAGCGGGACAGGGCGCGGCACGGGAGGAGGGGGCTGctcgggggaggaggaggaggggtcgcCGGCGTGGTGGACTTCCCCGTGGAGGGCTCCGCCAACCCGTTCATGGTCGG GCTCTATTTTACGCGTGTGAAATTGGGAAGCCCACCAAAAGAATATTTTGTCCAGATTGACACTGGCAGTGACATCTTATGGGTAGCGTGCAGCCCTTGCACCGGTTGCCCATCTTCAAGTGGGCTCAAT ATCCAGTTGGAGTTCTTCAATCCTGACACTTCATCAACATCATCCAAAATACCATGCTCAGATGATAGGTGTACAGCTGCCCTTCAAACAAGCGAAGCAGTCTGCCAGACTTCAGACAACAGCCCATGTGGTTACACTTTCACGTATGGTGATGGAAGTGGCACATCAGGTTATTACGTGTCTGACACAATGTATTTTGACACTGTCATGGGAAATGAGCAAACTGCCAATTCTTCAGCCTCTATTGTTTTTGG ATGTAGCAACTCACagtcaggagacttgacaaagaCAGACAGGGCAGTTGATGGGATTTTTGGGTTTGGACAGCATCAGCTGTCTGTTGTCTCACAACTGAATTCTCTTGGGGTATCCCCAAAGGTGTTCTCTCATTGCCTGAAAGGTTCAGATAATGGTGGTGGTATTCTCGTTCTTGGTGAAATTGTCGAGCCAGGATTAGTCTATACTCCACTCGTCCCATCACA GCCTCATTACAATTTGAATCTGGAAAGTATCGTTGTCAATGGACAGAAGCTGCCAATTGATTCCTCCTTGTTTACGACATCAAATACACAAGGAACAATTGTGGACTCAGGAACAACTTTAGCATATCTTGCAGATGGGGCATATGATCCATTTGTTAATGCG ATAACTGCTGCAGTCTCTCCATCTGTGCGCTCTCTTGTCAGCAAGGGGAACCAATGCTTTGTAACTTCCAGCAG CGTTGACTCGTCGTTTCCTACCGTGTCACTATATTTTATGGGTGGTGTTGCAATGACGGTGAAGCCAGAGAACTATCTTTTGCAGCAGGCTTCTATT GACAACAATGTATTGTGGTGTATTGGTTGGCAAAGGAACCAGGGTCAACAAATAACCATACTCGGAG ATCTAGTTTTGAAGGACAAGATTTTTGTGTATGACTTGGCGAACATGCGCATGGGCTGGACTGACTACGACT GTTCGACGTCGGTGAACGTGACGACGTCGTCGGGGAAGAACCAGTACGTGAACACGGGCCAGTTCGACGTGAACGGagcgtcgccgcggccgccgtacAGCGGCCTGGTACCTGCCGTAGcggtcgccgtcgcgctcaTTTTTGGCGGCTTCTCACGTAGATAG
- the LOC4327900 gene encoding uncharacterized protein At1g27050: MTRHRRGKRGRASPDPPAKRRRRGRGHGHGPGPPELEADELEAPPAPVQAPSAAAAAASEPLLVMVAGLPPGCGVMELKSRLGAYGPIARTRIDAASATGYVTFRSAAAAMAAIAASLDPDGGVTVGSKKVLVVQASEAPNDLRSTAQANPVGENTHDATKRNASESSAFSSTKAAPEGTYKAREIVAYDDLF, from the exons ATGACCCGTCACCGCAGAGGCAAGCGCGGGCGCGCGAGCCCCGACCCTCCGgcgaagcgccgccgccgcggccgcggccacggccacggccctGGCCCGCCGGAGTTAGAGGCCGACGAGCTGGAGGCTCCTCCGGCGCCGGTACAGgctccatcggcggcggcggcggcggcttcggagCCGTTGCTAGTGATGGTCGCGGGGCTGCCGCCCGGGTGCGGCGTGATGGAGCTCAAGTCGCGGCTCGGGGCGTACGGCCCCATCGCGCGCACCCGCATAGACGCCGCCTCGGCCACCGGGTACGTCACCTTCcgctccgccgcggccgccatggccgccattgCTGCCTCCCTCGACCCCGACGGTGGCGTCACCGTCGGATCCAAGAAG GTTTTAGTTGTACAGGCAAGCGAGGCGCCGAATGACTTGAGAAGTACAGCTCAAGCCAACCCAGTGGGGGAGAATACGCATGATGCGACGAAGAGGAATGCAAGCGAATCTTCAGCGTTCTCGAGCACGAAAGCGGCTCCAGAAGGAACCTACAAAGCTAGAGAAATAGTCGCCTACGATGATCTGTTCTGA
- the LOC4327899 gene encoding exonuclease 1, whose translation MGIQGLLPQLKSIMAPIGVEALKGQTVAVDTYSWLHKGALSCGDRLCKGLPTTRHIEYCMHRVNMLRHHGVKPILVFDGGHLPMKGDQETKRERSRKENLERAKEHESAGNSRAAFECYQKAVDITPRIAFELIQVLKQEKVDYIVAPYEADAQMTFLSVNKLVDAVITEDSDLIPFGCSRIIFKMDKFGQGVEFHITRLQRCRELDLNGFTMQMLLEMCILSGCDYLPSLPGMGVKRAHALIQKLKGHEKVIKHLRYSAVSVPPQYEENFRKAIWAFQFQRVYDPVTEDIVHLSGIPHGSSEDLDFLGPWLPQTVAKGIAQGNIDPITKEPFEGKTESSALAFDKVHLNRESSAPSNGKKKLDLPVQRNVLTNYFCLASLEAKRKFRAPKVTPKQQVLNGSLPSPRIEDSGTPDLIEDTSLPSNNIQVYQCSSEHFSSGTPLDDSINTASQCSSERVRCDIPRDDSASVSPQCSHDIGSDPAEDPDIEGNKVKVNFCNRSTIPTGSFLEGTLPGISDPFLDSHNTEPSRAAPRYAEKSNVVSANRNITVRSSYFKTVNKRVCTNQGEDECHDEDNCETGNYTLPGDQQRSSGGILKRRKFSDPQNFEDGMFQPTSPHESPPVADKGCDSDSHDGINTNSEGKFGCNVAHVNKYSGIAEKSMDKFAALISSFRYAGSRASGLRAPLKDVKNTLPVRSVLRPPEQRFGCTAKKTTRVPLQSRFSSDATNSTDVPDLSTFAYRPTTASAHSDQGKITSKATDAAAGPPDLRTFAYAPTRSTTSRFDQSENTRKAMCTADSPPDISTFEYKPMKSAVRRSDGSKFSGAALKAARRTSRS comes from the exons aTGGGGATCCAGGGATTGCTGCCGCAGCTGAAGTCGATCATGGCGCCCATCGGGGTGGAGGCGCTCAAGGGCCAGACGGTGGCCGTCGACACCTACTCCTGGCTCCACAAGGGCGCCCTCTCCTGCGGCGACCGCCTCTGCAAGGGCCTACCCACCACCAG GCATATTGAGTATTGCATGCATAGGGTTAACATGTTGCGGCACCATGGCGTGAAACCAATCCTTGTATTTGACGGAGGTCATCTGCCGATGAAGGGTGATCAAGAGACTAAACGTGAAAG GTCACGAAAGGAAAATCTTGAGCGTGCCAAGGAGCATGAATCTGCTGGGAATTCACGTGCTGCTTTTGAGTGTTATCAGAAAGCTGTTGACATTACACCTAGGATTGCTTTTGAACTGATCCAG GTATTGAAGCAAGAAAAGGTTGATTATATTGTTGCGCCTTATGAAGCAGATGCACAAATGACATTCTTGTCTGTGAACAAACTTGTTGATGCCGTTATCACAGAGGATTCTGATCTGATACCATTTGGCTGTTCTAGA ATTATTTTCAAGATGGACAAGTTTGGACAAGGTGTTGAATTTCATATTACACGATTGCAGCGATGCAGGGAGCTTGATCTTAATGGATTCACTATGCAAATGCTACTAGAGATGTGTATTTTAAGTGGCTGTGATTATCTTCCATCATTGCCTGGAATGGGTGTGAAACGAGCTCATGCACTTATCCAAAAGCTCAAGGGTCATGAAAAG GTAATCAAGCACCTGAGGTACAGTGCTGTTTCTGTTCCACCTCAATATGAAGAAAACTTCAGAAAGGCGATCTGGGCATTTCAGTTCCAAAGAGTTTATGACCCTGTGACGGAAGATATTGTTCATTTGTCAGGCATTCCCCATGGCAGTAGTGAAGACTTGGACTTTTTGGGCCC ATGGCTACCACAGACTGTTGCTAAAGGCATTGCCCAAGGGAATATCGATCCGATTACCAAGGAACCATTTGAG GGCAAAACAGAGAGTAGCGCACTCGCTTTTGATAAAGTGCATCTGAACAGAGAGTCCAGTGCTCCTTCAAATGGAAAGAAAAAGCTTGATCTACCTGTCCAAAGAAACGTATTGACAAATTACTTCT GCTTAGCATCGCTTGAGGCAAAACGGAAGTTCAGAGCACCTAAGGTTACACCTAAGCAACAAGTACTTAATGGGTCTTTGCCCAGTCCCAGAATTGAAGACTCTGGTACCCCTGATTTAATTGAAGATACTAGCTTGCCATCAAATAACATTCAAGTTTATCAGTGTAGTTCTGAGCATTTTAGCTCAGGAACCCCTCTAGATGATTCAATCAATACCGCCTCTCAATGTAGTTCTGAGCGTGTCCGCTGTGACATCCCTCGGGATGATTCAGCCAGTGTTTCACCCCAGTGTTCTCATGATATTGGTAGTGATCCTGCTGAGGACCCAGACATTGAAGGCAACAAG GTGAAAGTCAACTTCTGCAACAGAAGTACAATACCGACAGGCTCTTTCTTAGAGG GGACTTTGCCTGGGATATCAGATCCATTTTTAGATTCACACAACACAGAGCCATCCAGAGCTGCACCACGTTATGCTGAAAAAAGCAATGTGGTCTCTGCCAATAGAAATATTACTGTGAGGAGTTCATATTTCAAAACAGTAAATAAAAGAGTTTGCACAAATCAAGGAGAAGATGAGTGCCATGATGAAGATAACTGCGAGACTGGTAATTACACTCTTCCTGGAGATCAACAAAGAAGCTCTGGAGGTATAttgaagagaagaaaatttaGTGATCCCCAAAATTTTGAAGAT GGAATGTTTCAACCCACTAGTCCTCATGAAAGTCCACCGGTTGCTGATAAAG GCTGTGACTCTGATTCCCACGACGGTATCAACACAAATTCTGAAGGAAAATTTGGATGCAATGTCGCCCATGTAAATAAATACAGTGGCATTGCAGAGAAATCAATGGATAAGTTTGCTGCGCTGATATCATCTTTCAGATACGCAGGCTCTCGTGCCAGTGGTCTTCGCGCTCCTTTAAAGGATGTGAAGAACACTCTTCCTGTCAG ATCTGTTCTCAGACCTCCAGAACAGAGATTCGGTTGTACGGCTAAGAAGACTACTAGAGTGCCTCTACAAAGCAGATTCTCAAGTGATGCTACAAACAGCACTGACGTTCCTGATCTGAGCACATTTGCATACAGGCCTACAACTGCTTCTGCTCATTCTGATCAGGGGAAGatcacaagcaaagctacagaTGCTGCTGCTGGACCTCCTGACCTGAGAACATTTGCTTATGCACCAACAAGATCTACCACCAGCCGTTTTGATCAGAGTGAAAACACGCGCAAAGCTATGTGCACTGCGGACAGCCCTCCTGATATTAGCACATTCGAATATAAACCCATGAAAAGCGCCGTCAGACGTTCAGATGGGAGCAAGTTTTCAGGTGCAGCACTAAAAGCAGCTAGACGAACCTCTCGGAGCTGA